The Anomalospiza imberbis isolate Cuckoo-Finch-1a 21T00152 chromosome Z, ASM3175350v1, whole genome shotgun sequence genomic interval TTTCAAAACATGCCATCAGGAAGCAAAAACTGTGGAAAGCATTACTGGGAAGTGCAGATGATAGACTGTAAAAGGTATAGACCAGACAGGTTGACAGGGCTGAGGGATCTCAGGAGGAAAAGAGTGAATGCCAAGTGTGTAGGGAAGAGGCTGACCCCACAAAAGTAGGCACTTTTACCCTACAAGCCATGGCCAAGGCTCAGTTGTTAGAATTCATGTTCATCTCTAttctttttgttgctgttttgggtttttttggtttatttttcagttttgcctGTCCACCCATGTCAAGTGTTTCTTACAGAAACACCTTGAATGACTTTtgctcagtaaaaaaaaaaaaaattctgaagtgaagcagtaacttcagaaagaagaaaattttttgcattacatttttctgcatttccagTACCAGCTGCTGCCTTTACCATTTAATTACTCCCCACAAAGTTCTCTTCATGTCAGAGCCAGGCCTCAGTTTATTGCAAACTCTAACCCTGATTAATTGGATATTGTTACATGATTGTTCTCACCTCTTGCTTAAATAGATTTGTCTGCTGGAGTCAGTTGCAGGGGGAGGCATTGGACAATTGGGCATGTGTGGGAGCTTCTGCAGACCCAGAAGATTTGAATGGATGCATTTCCTAAACACAGCTGCTTTCTAAACCATTTACTGTAGAGCAGTTTATTTTCCCTGCCTGTCTCACAAGGGGCCTGTCCTTGCACTTTGCAACAAAAGTGGGAGGAGAGTGCTTGTCAGTGTTTATCCTCTCTGTAGGTATTCACTTTCATTATTCCACTGCTTAGAATTGTGCCTTCCTTTGTATTAATCTTTGATGACTTACAAACCAGCTTTTTCCAAGAGAGGAATTTAAATCCAAGGTGTTCAGTCAGGGCATTTGTTGGCTACTCAGTTGAGAAATGACAGCTGCTGGCTGGTGGACACTTTTGATAATGTCTGCTGAGCTAGCATGGAAAAAAACACTAACGAAGACCCAGCTAAGGAGCTGTTTGGGAGTGGATTACATCAGGTATGGACTACAGTTCAACTGACCTTTCTCTGCTGACAGACAAGACTGTTTCATGGGAAAGAGATATGGAGAGACCAAGCACTGAGGGAAGAAGGGGTTTTGTGGGAAAAGGCAAGAGAACTCTTGCTCTTTGTTGTGCCTAAGGCAGGTTTGTTATGTGTCAGGATTCTCTTTTGATATACTTAAGACCTGGACGTGCACAGTTCTGCTCAGGTGCAGATGTCCCTTATCAAGAGAGCTTTAATTTGAGACTCTCTGCTCTGGACTAGGCCAGGCTGGTGGCTGTGATGGAAGCTAGCAGTACGGTTGTATTATAGCTAGGAGAGGCTCACAGAAGGGTTGTTGACCTCTGAAGACAGCTGTACCTGTGTACTTCCTTCATAGAAATCCATATATGACAATGCATATGAGAATATAGATTCATATTATCATACTCAGCTGTTATCCAAAAACCTGTATGTTGCAGCTGTCTCTTGAATTAATTGGTATGACAAGAACAGATTGATGTCTGAGTGTCTGTCTTTTCAAGGAAATAGGGCATTTGAAATCCAAGCTAATTAAAAGCTGTGTTACTGTCTTCTGGGTATTTACTTTTCTATGGGAAATGGGTTTGACTGTAGTTATAAATGTAATTTCCCTAAGGAATAAAAACTCTGTATTgaaggaaaaagcagcattCCTATATAAAAGTGCTTTTTCACCTCACATCTCCTTTCAGAGTTAAGGCATACACATATTAACATTTTCTAATGAGAAAGTTTGTCTGACTAAGTGTTTTGTAATTTCACAGTCCTAGAGAATTAACTTCTCTCTCCCCTTTGCAACTGACACTGTTGACACATTGCTAGCAATTAAGACTTTTATTTTGTTCCATGTTGTCCCATTTTGTGTCCATGAGCAGTCTGAGTGCATTATAATTAAGTTCAATTAAAGGCAGAATCAGTTTTTTACACTGCAATGCTATGGGTATGGTTTGTGGGGACTATGGgggaaataattaaatatttaaagcaaataatATGAATAATGGAAAACAGTCTTTCAGGACTTTCATAGTTTAAATCTAGCTGGGACCTAAGTACCAGACAGCCACTTGCTCGCATCCTAGCTCCCGTCCCTTGTGATGGTGAGAATAAGAAAAACGCCAGTTTTTCTCAACTTTGTGGGTTGAGAGAAGAACAGTTGTGTAAttgaaacagaataaaatataataGTATGAATAATATTAATTAAAGTAAtgaataacaataataaaaaaaaatagcaaggaTGAGAGAGAGTGATAAAATGCAAGAGAAATAAGTGATACACAATGCCGTTGCTCACCACCTGCTAACTGATGCACAGCCTGTTTTTGAGAAGCAATTGACAGCCTCCAACCAACTCCCCACGCTTTACATACTTTTGGAAGATCCCTTTGTCTAGTTCAGGTCAGCTGTCCTAGCCATGCTTCCTCATGGCATTGTGTGCACCTACTAActggcagagcacaggaaaCTGAAAAGTCCTTAATTCTGGGTAAGCACTATTTTTCCAACAACCAAAACATCAGTAttttatcaacattattctcatactgaATCTAAAACACCACGCTGTACCAgctactaggaaaaaaattaactctatcccagccaaaaccccGACAATGATGAAGAACAAAAAATTTGCTAGTGGGAGAGAAGTAAAGTGGCTCACAGAAAATGGTACAGGATTGTGACATAGAAGAGCTTACATTGCAGAATTAAAAAATTGTGTAACTGCTTTTCACTCGTCATTAGTTTTggctattattattattattattattattattattattattattcctatCTGTGATTACTAAGGCTTCCTCCTTTCTGAAATTATGCTTGTCATTACAGCAGTAACTCCAAGTGCTAGCTGTAATTTCCCCATTCCTGTATCTGTTCTGTGCAAACACAGGAGTCAACTTTTCCTGCATCTAAAACAGCTTTGGAGGCAAAGTGTGGTCCCAAGTCAAACACGACCAAAGTAACAGGAGCAGGATTACACGGGGAATCCTTGTGAGTAAAGGCTCAAAAGGGAAACCAGAGGCCACATCTGTTCCCTCCTTGATGTCAGATTATTCGGCTTGCAGCCAAATTTATTTGGCTTGCAGTCATCAAAGAGGCCTATCTGAATAGAGGGTCCCTCTCAAGCACATTGTAAATGCCCTTTTTGTATGCATAACACCTAGAGGATCTTATAATTACAAGATTTTGCAAATTTAGTTTGCTGGTCTGCACATAAGACCTTACAGAATCCACagcttttttcctgcctttggcAGTTAAAATATTACCAATAGGAATTCTAGCCGGCTTAGGCACAGACTCAGACCAAACATCTGAAGGTCAGTTCACTGGGAAAAATTTCTGGAAGCACTCTCAGGAGTTAGTTCACTTTATGATCTTGACAAGAAGCATAAGACTCACAATCTGCTGTGTGCACATTAGAGCGTCTTGTGATGCACCAGCACACAGGGAAATGACAGCAGTTAACAGTGGCACTTAGATTTTGAGCTGCTAAATGTAATTGATTtactattttgaaaaaaatcctgctgtATTCCATGGTTGAACTCCTCAAAAGAGTATAAAACAGCTTTCAAAAAAACCACGAAAACCCAACTAAGGTCTTTTATTTAGATGTAAACAATAGCAATGGAGATGGGAAATGTTCTAGAATCTGTTGtatagggatttttttcagcaaaatctAAACATTGGCCCCAAAAGTATTCAACTGCGTCTCTTTCTTTACAATCTGAGAAATGTTTGAAAACCATACAGTCAATTTTGTGCTATCTGCTCAATTGCAGAGATCTTGGAGTGTTTGATAAAGGTGGGTCTCCAAGGACCATTTTGTAAAGTAAAATTTTGCATCTCTTTTGCTTTAAAAGCTAAGTGGGCATTGAACACCTCTGTGTTCAAGAGAGATCCAAAAAAGGGCTATCCTTGGTAAAAAGTTAGACCCtcaaagaaacattttgaaagcagatAGCTGGAGAACACAGAAATCCATCAGTATTTCTAAGAAACTGTGCAGACTGACTATAATAGTCacaaaaacttttaaaatgctgaagAGTGTCCTGTATTTCTGCCGTGGTAACTCTCTTTCAGGTTCGTGTCATACTGCTGAATTGGTGTGCCTGGTTTTTACGAATGAAAAAACCTGGGGAAAACATAAAGCCCCTCTCTTGCAAGTACAGCTTTTCCAAGCAGCAGCTGAGTGTAAACAGCATGGAGGTGAATGTCCTTCCTGGGCACCAGTCCAGCAACGGCAACACCATCTACGGCTACCACACCATGGAGAGCCCGTGCTGCCCACAGCAGAACGACCTGGGCAGCAAGGGCGGAAAGATGACTTGCCCCTTAGCAGAAGATACTGAGCTTGTGCAAAAGAAAGCTTTAATGGACACTCTTCCAGTGATTATGAAAATCTTGGAGGAAGTCCAGTTCATAGCGATGCGGTTCAGGAAACAAGATGAGGGTGAAGAGATCTGCAGTGAGTGGAAGTTTGCAGCTGCTGTCATAGACAGATTATGTCTGGTTGCATTTACCCTTTTTGCCATCATTTGCACATTTACAATACTCATGTCTGCTCCAAATTTTATAGAAGCTGTTTCAAAGGATTTTGCATAAGGTTTTCAAAGATAAGCATGATAATAAAAAAGTGAATATTGCCAGTATTTTACTAGATAACGTAACTCAAATAGAGAAGTGTACTTATATGTGCTAACATACACAGAAGgggattaaaataatttcaggacATAATTATTCCTGATGTTAGCGATTGTAGTTACTGAATAGTAAATATATTGAACTCCATTACTTATTTCATAGACTAGTGCCACATGTAATTATGTCATGATCTGTGATAAGTGATAGACAAGAATTGAATACATTACAATACTATAACATATTTATTACAAGTTAAGACTAGTATCAAAGTATTACTTTGAATTTGTGAACTTTTGGATATTGTTAATTTAAATGACCATTGAAGACCATAATTTTTGCATCATTTTATTGTTTTCAGTATATCTGTGTTTTATAATTACTGTTTGGTGTGGCTGTGACATGCACTTCTCAGATTTGAAAGACGTATCTCCACAGTCTCATGATGCTGTATATtgtatttatgaaaataaactGTCATCATATTACCTCAAGCTAGCACAATGACTGGAATGCTTTCTTGGTAAATTTGTCAGGAATGTATCTTTCCCAGAAAATcacttgtgggttttttttttttttttaatttttattaggAAATATTGGTTGTGAcattggaaagaaaattatttctcctTGCTGACAATCATATATGTAATTTACAATCCTTGCTTAACTGTTTCTGTCACCTGGAAAGTCGACTTAATTTAAATATCACTGCTCTCTTGGAAGACAGTTGTCAACCTAATACTGACTAACTCTGTGCAATTAGGGCAGAATCTTGTGGCTCCATAATATCTAGGAAATAGTCCACAGATTTAATTTGGCTCAGATTTTTTCCTATCTAGTCTATACCAACaaagtagtatttttttttaaattctattaGTACAGTTTCCTTTCTATGTGGTCACTATGTGGTCCTTTGTTAAAAGGAGTGCATaaaaaactaattttattttgctcagCTTTAATGTATCAGTGTTTATTATCAATTTTCTGTCCCTAAATATTCTCTAATATAATGTCTATGTGTTAATAAAACATAATTGAACTATACCACTTCCTGGAATATAGGGGGGAAAAAGCACACTATTCTCAATATCAGCTTTTTTCTACCCAGTACTGTGGGTGTGAATGATGCCTTTGTtgcatgattttattttccctacTGATCACTGTAGAGCTACAAAAGAACATGGTCTGATGTAGACACCTTTTCCCTTTGGAGTTACACCACACTTCTCTGAATGTTcactagaaaaaaataagaatctATTTTCATCTCTGGTTGACTTTCAACTTCCTGTTCTTCCAGGGTTAGTGAAACATTTACATTTCCCCTGTCTGCATGATGAGATCCTACCCACCCTCACTGTTGGAGAGAAAGAATATGATCATGATTTTACTCAACGGGAAGTACTTCCTTCTAAAATGGATGGTGAAGCTGGTAGTTCTACAGATTGAAGCAATATGCTACTATTTCTTTAAGGAAAAGATCCCTTAGCTTTTCCACTATGGCCTTTATTAGGTGGTGATCACTGGCTTTAAACAGAGACTTCACTGTTTTGAATGTTAAATCTCTGTAGCAGTAACATTAGATCATCACAACCATGGATTTATTGTACTTCTTGGAGTTGTGTTCAAAAAAGCACCTAAGGAGGTCAACCTAGGAAGGTCCTGATTACAGTGACCTGTTTTATATTTCACATAGTTTTCCTGGTTACTTCAGCTCCAGATGCAGCTCCAAATGGTAACAGTGGTAAAATCCCCTACTGAAAATTCTATCCATATTTCAGAGAGATTTCTTCTTTATAGGAGCACTAGTGCTCTAAGTAACTCCAAGCCTGCAGGAGAAAACTCCCGATACCTGGTTATTCCTCCTGCACattttgctgcttctgcttACAAAATTGTCCTTGCTGAGGTACAGAATATAGTTCAGGAGGGTTTTTCCTAATAGAAAAACCTCAGTGAAGAGCAGAATTATTTGGGGGGTTTGGTTAGTTATACCAGACTCTTCTTTAGGACAGCAGCTGAAAtactaatttcatttttctgttcgCTAAAAATCTAAATATTCAATTATTTCTGTAACTTGTGATGAAGGATTCTAAATGAATTTTGGAGCACTTGTTCAAGGACCACTAATATTTTTGCTTAAGAAGCATTTTTGAAGGAGATTTTCAGTGACAgttaaaaaaaggtaaaagcTAATGTTAAAGCACACAGTCGAAATAACTTAGTGTCCTCATGCAAAGCATTGTTCCCTTACATGAAATGAGTTGTTGTATAAGAGTATTTTTAACTCAATGCATAGACATTAGGATCAGAAGGAGGATGGAAACTACCTGAAAGCAATAGTGAAAAATTAGTTTAAATAACTTCTTTTCATATATAAAAGTCgatgcaaattaaaaaattccatttctaGGCCATGACTTTGTACTGTTAGATTGCCAGGGCTGGATTGTCTCTTACAGATATGTCCTAAAATTCAAATTGCAATTTACAACTCTTTACACTAGAGTGAAACTACTTGCTGATAACTTTTTCAGATTGCATATGAGGTAGATCCTTTTGCTATCCACTTATCGCTTGGCCTTCTGAAAGGTAATAACACAGTTACACAAAATTTGTAGAACAATCTGTGTAAAATAGCACAGAAAAATGGTTACTGTACATCGAGAACCTTGCAGAATAAAGTGTGAACCAATCTAAGATTTTCCTGAGAATTACAGTACGCTTGGAAAAATTGATACATACTGATTCACAGCTCTTTATGGCATCACCAGTTAGCGTTGTGGTGTATTTAATtccaagagaaggaaaaaatcccaaattgaTTGCAAAGGTTAAATGGCATCAAGAAACTAACCCACAATatccttcccaaaatccaggcACTTACAGAAATGTTACACAAGGAGTGGTGACCTTACTGTCCCCTGGTTACACAGAACATGATAGTAAAGGTCCTTGTGCACTTTATCTTGCTGAGGAGCACCTTATTTCCCAGAAGGCATGGTAAATTTCTGCTATGAAGCTATTCAGCATAACAAGATGAGAATCTGCCCTGATTTATAATTCAAACATAAACAATAGTTCATATAATCAAACATAATCTTTACTTTTGACTCATTAGTTATCTCAGTATATCCAGATATACACATGAAagtctgtgggttttttttggttttggtagAACATTTTTGTCTTGCAGGTTTTCTGATTTATCTGCCACCATGAGAAATGCAGCTGTGTAACTTCCAACAGTGAATATCAAGTATTTCTATATTACAGTAAGGTTGCATACTTCTTTCATTTGAAATTAACTTTTCAGTATTGATGACAATAAAGAAGTAGGGGATCATGATCTAAACCCATTATTCTGAATTACCAAGTGCCTAGGaaaagagaatgctataaatCAGAAGAAAGTTAATGAAGAACAGCACTAATCTGGGATTTTAGACAATAAGGATGTCAAATACTGAGAAATCCCCAAATACTGTGAAATCcctacagaaataaataaaggcaAAATATGTAGGGTTTGAAGGCTGAAATTCCTTCACATTTGTGAGGTTCCTCTTGGCGGAATTTGGAACAAAAATTTAGAACTCTGTTAAACACTTGGTGAGGTTACATCTGGGTTAAGAGATTGGGCTAAGCAGTGATCCTCTGGCTGAAAGGTTTTTCCAGAATTACATACCCAGTTCAGAATTAGATGCTAAACAAGGGTTTCTAGGTTATTTTCCCCTTGATGACAAAGATACTAAGGGAGAAAGGACATGCAACATAGCAAGTTTCAGCATAGGTAAGAAAGCATGTGCTCAGAATGTTgcctcattttctttcttgatgAACAATCTAGAGCATACGAAGGGCTCCGGACTGGCGAGAGTAGAAGAGCATCTTGGATTTCTGCTTGATACTGCAGCTGTTAAAGCTGAACTCCATCACAACTGCTTCCTGACACCATTTCAGATGGTCTTCAGATCTCCGACTCCTTGTCAGGTCTTTTAATCATACAAATAATTCACACCATCTTTGTCCTCTCCCAGTATGGGAGCAAGAGTGGCTGTGTCTCAAGTGCTTTCTTAACTTCCAATAACAGAGAATTCAATTTCCCTGATAAATTATTGGCATATTTATTACTCCTTGTTAATATCTAGCATATAAATGAATCTAGTCATCTCAGTAACTTTAAAAACCCCCATTTCATATGACAAAGCAAAATATCAGGATTGTTAGCTGATTAAggatgaataaaaaaaatatttatggtgATAATCATGATCATTATTAGCAATCAAAGTCCTAATCATGGCacagtttttttaatattgggAATACCTTGATAATGTAACAGGTACAATTTTGGAAAAGAAAGTTTACTAGTTCTTCAACACATAGagaatttattttgtaaatggAAGCCTCTGAGTTGTTACACAGGCTGTCAACACACTATCCCTGTCGATTTTCATTTAGTGGAAAGAACTTATGAAGACCTTCCCAAGTAAAACATAGGTTTGACACAGACCAGATAGACTTGTctgactgaaggaaaaaatttgttgaacaaaaaaaaaccaacaaaacaaaacaaaacaaaacaaaaccccaaactccaaTACAATTAGGATGCAGGAAAAAAGAACTGAATGCTAGTAAAAAACATGCATTCATTCTCTAATTGTCTGCATCGCTCAAGGTTAAAGCTGTACATTTAGCTATTTTTGTCAACAGAAAACACTGGGAGATTTTTTTACACAGAAATTTCTTGTCAAAAAAAGGAACGAAAAGACCATTTTTCATTgagaaaaaagcataaaaagtgaaagaaaagtgaaaaaaaaaaataatccttatAATGTTTTGTGAAATTGTGGGGGAGAAAATATAGTCTTGATGGTGTTTCAGGCAGAGATTTCTGAAATCTATGAAGTACAGCATTATAGTGGGGCAGATTGTGGTAGGAAAAGGGGGAAGGGTTTTAAATTACAAAAGGAGAATTAAATTAGATGttggaaagaaattctttactgtgagggtggtgagcagctggaacagctttcccagagaagctgtggatgacCTATCCCTgagagtgttcaaggccagatcGGATgatgctctgagcaacctggtctattGCGGGagggctggaactagatgatctttaaggtcccgTCCAAACCAAGTCATTCTATgatcctatgattctatggttcAATGATCCTATGTCAGTAGACACTGATGCAACCTTTCACCCAGCAAAGGTTTAGATTTCATCTTTTGTGCATCCAAATGTTCACTTTCCAGCTTAAACA includes:
- the LOC137464419 gene encoding neuronal acetylcholine receptor subunit alpha-7-like isoform X5 encodes the protein MLEADISNYISNGEWDLVGVPGKRNEMYYECCKEPYPDVTYTITMRRRTLYYGLNLLIPCVLISGLALLVFLLPADSGEKISLGITVLLSLTVFMLLVAEIMPATSDSVPLIAQYFASIMVIVGLSVVVTVLVLQFHHHDPQAGKMPKWVRVILLNWCAWFLRMKKPGENIKPLSCKYSFSKQQLSVNSMEVNVLPGHQSSNGNTIYGYHTMESPCCPQQNDLGSKGGKMTCPLAEDTELVQKKALMDTLPVIMKILEEVQFIAMRFRKQDEGEEICSEWKFAAAVIDRLCLVAFTLFAIICTFTILMSAPNFIEAVSKDFA